Proteins from one Fragaria vesca subsp. vesca linkage group LG6, FraVesHawaii_1.0, whole genome shotgun sequence genomic window:
- the LOC101299399 gene encoding DNA (cytosine-5)-methyltransferase DRM2-like: MDGNTSGVNGNNVDWDTEDELDEIENFTLSSSANLCSGEGSSSPGPSNTKVFGHFVSMGFSHKMVSKAVKEHGEEDADSILESLLLYNALENSTSEQDSPPEQDSPPEQFFPPQQQQIDSDPFSSDYEGSFLDGFSDLDSSDNEESFIPTSEEDKKLVSLVNMGYTEFEASIAIERCGVDSSLVDLTDFISAAQFSKAEDVHFPLEEKPRRLHIDHKKKRKLCEYAMSKRKKKVGLGNGIIEEDDEALHLPNPMIGFGTPTHLCQVHRSIPEAARGPPYFYYENVALTPKGVWNTISRFLYDIPPEFVDSKYFCAAARKRGYIHNLPIENRFPLIPLPPQNIFDAFPMTRRWWPCWDERRQLNCLQTCYASAQLTERIRLALKDYGEDEVPPERVRRYVLHECRKWNLLWVGKNKVAPLEPDEVEMLLGFPRNHTRGISRTDRYKSLGNSFQIDTVAYHLSVLKDRFPNGINLLSLFSGIGGAEIALHRLGIRMKNVVSVEISGVSRTVVRTWWEQTNQKGNLYHLADVQELNADRLEHYINIFGGFDLVVGGSPCNNLAGSNRHHRDGLEGKESSLFYDYFRILDIVKGLMTTNS, from the exons ATG GATGGAAATACATCTGGGGTAAATGGAAATAATGTTGACTGGGATACTGAAGATGAGCTTGACGAGATTGAAAATTTCACTTTATCGTCTTCAGCTAATCTGTGCTCTGGGGAG GGGAGCTCATCTCCAGGACCTTCCAATACCAAAGTTTTTGGTCATTTTGTCAGCATGGGGTTTTCTCACAAAATGGTTTCCAAAGCTGTAAAGGAACATG GTGAGGAAGACGCAGATTCAATTCTGGAAAGCCTCCTCTTATATAAT GCTCTTGAAAATTCAACTTCAGAGCAGGATTCTCCTCCAGAGCAGGATTCTCCACCAGAACAGTTTTTTCCTCCACAACAGCAACAAATTGATTCTGATCCCTTTTCTTCAGATTATGAGGGGAGCTTTCTGGATGGATTTTCAGATTTAGATAGCTCCGATAATGAG GAAAGTTTCATTCCAACATCTGAGGAGGATAAAAAACTTGTGTCCTTGGTCAATATGGGGTACACAGAATTCGAGGCTTCAATCGCAATAGAAAGATGCG GTGTAGACTCATCCCTGGTTGATTTGACTGATTTCATATCAGCTGCTCAGTTTTCAAAGGCAGAAGATGTCCATTTTCCCCTTGAAGAGAAG CCTAGACGTCTTCACATTGATCACAAGAAGAAAAGGAAACTCTGTGAATATGCCATGTCGAAAAGAAAAAAGAAGGTGGGACTTGGAAATGGGATCATTGAAGAAGATGATGAAGCACTTCATCTCCCAAATCCAATGATTGGATTTGGGACTCCAACACATCTTTGTCAAGTCCACAGGAGTATACCAGAGGCAGCCAGAGGACCTCCTTACTTCTACTATGAAAATGTGGCATTGACTCCTAAAGGGGTTTGGAACACAATTTCCAGATTTCTGTATGATATTCCACCTGAGTTTGTTGATTCCAAGTATTTCTGTGCAGCGGCTAGGAAAAGAGGTTATATTCATAATCTCCCAATAGAGAATAGGTTTCCTCTTATTCCTCTCCCACCGCAGAATATATTTGATGCATTTCCCATGACAAGGAGATGGTGGCCTTGTTGGGACGAGCGCAGACAGCTGAACTGCCTACAAACTTGCTATGCTAGTGCACAGTTGACTGAGAGGATCAGACTGGCTCTGAAAGACTATGGTGAAGATGAGGTTCCACCAGAAAGAGTTCGACGGTATGTGCTACATGAATGCCGCAAGTGGAATCTTTTGTGGGTAGGAAAGAACAAGGTTGCCCCGTTGGAGCCTGATGAGGTGGAAATGCTTTTGGGATTCCCCAGGAACCATACAAGGGGGATAAGTAGGACTGATAGATATAAGTCACTTGGGAACTCATTTCAG ATTGATACTGTAGCCTATCATCTCTCTGTGTTGAAAGATCGGTTTCCCAATGGCATCAATCTCCTCTCTCTTTTCTCTGGGATTGGCGGTGCCGAGATAGCCCTCCATCGGCTTGGCATACGGATGAAGAATGTTGTGTCCGTTGAGATATCAGGGGTGAGCAGAACCGTTGTAAGGACTTGGTGGGAGCAAACCAACCAAAAAGGAAACTTGTATCACCTTGCTGATGTGCAAGAGTTGAACGCCGACCGGTTGGAGCATTATATCAACATCTTTGGTGGTTTTGATCTTGTTGTTGGAGGGAGCCCGTGCAACAATCTTGCTGGTAGCAACAGACATCATAGGGATGGGCTAGAAGGGAAAGAATCTTCTCTGTTTTATGATTATTTTCGTATATTAGACATAGTTAAGGGTCTTATGACAACGAACAGTTAA